A single window of Rhizobium sp. SL42 DNA harbors:
- the upp gene encoding uracil phosphoribosyltransferase translates to MDGVTVINHPLVQHKLTIMRRKETSTSSFRRLLREISTLLCYEVTRDLELTMETIETPLTEMQSPILEGKKLVFASILRAGNGLLEGMLELVPAARVAHVGVYRDHETLQAVEYYFKAPDALSERLVIVVDPMLATGNSSIAAIEKLKDRGAKNIRFLCLLAAPEGIKNFQEAHPDVPIFTASIDSHLNEKGYIMPGLGDAGDRMYGTK, encoded by the coding sequence ATGGACGGCGTAACAGTCATCAATCACCCCCTCGTTCAGCACAAGCTGACGATCATGCGCCGCAAGGAAACCTCCACTTCGAGCTTCCGCCGGCTGCTGCGCGAAATCTCGACGCTGCTGTGCTACGAGGTCACCCGCGATCTCGAGCTGACCATGGAAACCATCGAGACGCCGCTGACCGAGATGCAGTCGCCGATCCTCGAGGGCAAGAAGCTGGTCTTCGCTTCGATCCTGCGTGCCGGCAACGGTTTGCTTGAAGGCATGCTGGAGCTGGTTCCGGCCGCGCGCGTCGCCCATGTCGGCGTCTACCGCGATCACGAGACGCTGCAGGCCGTCGAATACTATTTCAAGGCGCCGGATGCACTGTCCGAGCGTCTGGTCATCGTCGTCGACCCGATGCTCGCCACCGGCAATTCCTCGATTGCCGCGATCGAGAAGCTGAAGGACCGCGGTGCCAAGAACATCCGCTTCCTCTGCCTGCTGGCGGCACCCGAAGGCATCAAGAACTTCCAGGAGGCCCATCCGGACGTGCCGATCTTCACGGCCTCCATCGATAGCCACCTGAACGAGAAGGGCTACATCATGCCGGGCCTCGGCGATGCCGGCGACCGCATGTACGGAACGAAGTGA
- a CDS encoding cytidine deaminase — translation MAHDLFEAARDAMAFAHAPYSKFPVGAAIRADDGRIYTGANIENLSFPQGWCAEPTAIGCMIMGGAKKIVEMAVIAEKLALCPPCGGCRQKISEFASAGTKIYLCDEVGVQKTITMDELLPFSFKTELLG, via the coding sequence ATGGCTCACGACCTGTTCGAGGCTGCACGCGATGCGATGGCGTTCGCCCATGCGCCCTATTCGAAATTCCCCGTCGGCGCGGCGATCCGCGCCGATGACGGCCGGATCTACACCGGTGCCAATATCGAGAACCTGTCATTCCCCCAGGGCTGGTGCGCCGAACCGACGGCGATCGGCTGCATGATCATGGGCGGGGCTAAGAAGATCGTCGAAATGGCCGTGATCGCCGAAAAGCTGGCTCTCTGCCCGCCTTGCGGCGGCTGCCGGCAGAAGATATCGGAATTTGCCAGTGCCGGCACCAAGATCTATCTCTGCGATGAGGTCGGCGTGCAGAAGACCATTACCATGGACGAGCTTTTGCCGTTCAGCTTCAAGACCGAGCTGCTCGGATGA
- a CDS encoding ABC transporter ATP-binding protein — MNDKSQAPAIELIGIDKKFGAVHANKNINLTVAKGSIHGIIGENGAGKSTLMSILYGFYQADQGTIRIAGETTTIKDSQAAIAAGIGMVHQHFMLVENFTVLENLMLGAEGGALLAKGTDAARAALKKLEEDYELEVDPDAVVEELPVGLQQRVEILKAMYRGAEILILDEPTGVLTPAEADHLFKILGVLRDQGKTVLLITHKLREIMAITDTVSVMRRGEMVATRKTAETTVEELAELMVGRRVLLQVDKGAAKPGEVYLSVRNLTVKDGRGVTMVDNVSFDVRAGEIVGIAGVAGNGQSELLKAITGIRKPTSGEIFICGEPVAGYDPAKLRSIGLAHIPEDRHHMGLVLSFEESQNSILGYHRDEQYGKGPFLSPDLVRQAAAVDIEKYDIRPPNPRLKTANFSGGNQQKIVVAREIERDPKLLIVGQPTRGVDIGAIEFIHKRIVETRDAGKAVLLVSVELDEIRSLSDRILVMFAGKVVGEKTPDTGEQTLGLMMAGIAA; from the coding sequence ATGAACGACAAGAGCCAGGCACCAGCGATCGAACTGATCGGCATCGACAAGAAATTCGGTGCGGTGCATGCCAACAAGAATATCAACCTTACGGTTGCCAAGGGCTCGATCCACGGCATTATCGGCGAAAACGGTGCAGGGAAATCGACCTTGATGTCGATCCTGTACGGTTTCTACCAGGCCGATCAAGGCACGATCCGGATCGCCGGCGAAACCACGACCATCAAGGACAGCCAGGCGGCGATCGCTGCCGGCATCGGGATGGTGCACCAGCATTTCATGCTGGTCGAGAATTTCACCGTTCTGGAGAACCTCATGCTGGGCGCCGAAGGCGGCGCGCTGCTGGCCAAGGGAACGGATGCCGCACGGGCGGCGCTGAAGAAACTGGAAGAGGACTATGAGCTGGAGGTCGATCCCGACGCGGTGGTCGAGGAGCTTCCGGTCGGACTGCAGCAGCGTGTGGAAATCCTGAAGGCGATGTATCGCGGGGCGGAGATCCTGATCCTCGACGAACCGACGGGCGTTCTGACACCGGCCGAGGCCGATCACCTGTTCAAGATCCTCGGCGTCCTGCGCGACCAGGGCAAGACCGTTCTGTTGATCACCCACAAGCTGCGCGAGATCATGGCCATCACCGATACGGTGTCGGTCATGCGCCGCGGCGAAATGGTCGCGACCCGCAAGACCGCCGAGACAACGGTGGAAGAACTGGCCGAACTGATGGTCGGTCGTCGCGTGCTGTTGCAAGTCGACAAGGGGGCGGCCAAGCCCGGCGAGGTCTATCTCTCGGTGCGCAACCTGACCGTCAAGGACGGTCGTGGCGTGACCATGGTCGACAATGTCTCGTTCGACGTGCGCGCCGGCGAGATTGTCGGCATCGCCGGCGTGGCCGGCAACGGCCAGAGCGAACTTCTCAAAGCGATCACCGGAATCCGCAAGCCGACATCGGGCGAGATCTTTATCTGCGGCGAACCGGTAGCCGGCTATGATCCGGCCAAGCTGCGTTCGATCGGCCTTGCCCATATTCCGGAAGACCGCCATCACATGGGTCTCGTCCTGAGTTTCGAGGAGAGCCAGAACTCGATCCTTGGCTATCACCGCGATGAACAATACGGCAAGGGTCCCTTCCTGTCGCCCGACCTGGTGCGCCAGGCTGCCGCGGTCGATATCGAGAAATACGATATCCGCCCGCCCAATCCCCGGCTGAAGACCGCCAACTTCTCCGGCGGCAACCAGCAGAAGATCGTCGTCGCGCGCGAGATCGAGCGTGACCCGAAGCTTCTGATCGTCGGCCAGCCGACCCGCGGCGTCGACATCGGCGCCATCGAGTTCATCCACAAGCGCATCGTCGAAACGCGCGACGCGGGCAAGGCCGTGCTTTTGGTCTCGGTCGAACTTGACGAAATACGCTCGCTATCGGACCGCATCCTGGTGATGTTTGCCGGCAAGGTGGTCGGGGAAAAGACCCCGGATACCGGAGAACAGACCCTCGGCCTGATGATGGCCGGCATCGCCGCGTGA
- the deoC gene encoding deoxyribose-phosphate aldolase, with product MDNHELRAVATRALSLLDLTNLKDDCTPEQIVSLCVKAQTAFGPTAAICIWPRFVMQARTLLGPSSPVRIATVVNFPAGDARIEDVLAETRDAVADGADDIDLVIPYRALMAGNEQAVTAMVTAVKGACGSAILKTILETGELKDTALMRRASELAIAGGADFIKTSTGKVGVNATLEAADIMLQAIRDSRKKVGFKPAGGISNVMDASLYLRLADTIMGEDWAIPSTFRFGASGLLDDIIAVLSGGPSGANTSGY from the coding sequence TTGGATAATCACGAATTGCGCGCCGTCGCGACACGGGCTCTTTCCCTGCTCGACTTGACCAACCTCAAGGACGATTGCACGCCCGAGCAGATCGTCAGCCTGTGTGTCAAGGCGCAGACGGCATTTGGCCCGACAGCCGCGATCTGCATCTGGCCGCGCTTCGTCATGCAGGCGCGCACGCTGCTCGGCCCCAGCAGCCCGGTCCGGATCGCGACCGTAGTCAATTTTCCGGCCGGCGATGCCAGGATCGAGGATGTGCTTGCCGAGACGCGCGATGCGGTGGCCGACGGCGCCGATGATATCGATCTGGTCATTCCCTACCGCGCGCTGATGGCCGGCAATGAACAGGCGGTGACCGCCATGGTGACGGCCGTGAAAGGCGCCTGTGGTTCGGCGATCTTGAAGACCATCCTTGAAACCGGCGAATTGAAGGATACCGCCCTGATGCGGCGCGCATCCGAGCTTGCGATCGCAGGCGGCGCCGACTTCATCAAGACCTCGACCGGCAAGGTTGGCGTGAACGCCACGCTGGAAGCGGCCGACATCATGCTGCAGGCCATCCGCGACAGCCGCAAGAAGGTCGGCTTCAAGCCGGCCGGCGGGATTTCCAACGTGATGGATGCCAGCCTCTATCTGCGACTGGCCGACACGATCATGGGCGAGGACTGGGCGATACCCTCGACCTTCCGCTTCGGTGCCTCCGGCCTGCTGGATGACATCATCGCCGTTCTGTCCGGCGGCCCTTCCGGCGCCAACACCTCGGGGTATTGA
- the msrA gene encoding peptide-methionine (S)-S-oxide reductase MsrA — translation MFLIDMFNKKTVMPTAETALPGRAQPIPTAATHFISGAPLKGPYPEGSKTVYLGMGCFWGAERLLWQMPGVLVTAAGYQGGITPNPTYQETVTGLTGHTEVVKVVYDPVHVSLETLLKTFFEAHDPTQGMRQGNDIGSTYRSAIYVEDEADLALALQMRDRFQAALASAGHSSRVTTEIVAAGPFYYAEDYHQQYLAKNPNGYCGLRGTGVSCPISPAA, via the coding sequence ATGTTTCTGATCGACATGTTCAACAAGAAGACGGTCATGCCCACTGCGGAAACCGCCCTGCCGGGACGCGCGCAGCCGATCCCGACCGCCGCAACACATTTTATCTCCGGCGCGCCGCTGAAAGGGCCTTACCCCGAGGGCAGCAAGACCGTCTATCTGGGCATGGGCTGCTTCTGGGGCGCAGAGCGGCTGCTCTGGCAGATGCCCGGCGTATTGGTGACCGCCGCCGGATACCAAGGCGGGATCACGCCCAATCCGACCTATCAGGAGACCGTCACCGGACTGACCGGCCACACGGAAGTGGTCAAGGTTGTCTATGATCCGGTACATGTTTCGCTGGAAACGCTTTTGAAGACGTTCTTCGAAGCGCATGATCCGACGCAAGGCATGCGCCAGGGCAATGACATCGGCAGCACCTACCGCTCGGCCATCTATGTCGAGGACGAGGCGGACCTGGCGCTGGCGCTACAGATGCGCGACCGCTTCCAGGCGGCGCTGGCATCGGCCGGCCACAGCAGCCGCGTGACGACGGAAATCGTGGCGGCCGGCCCGTTCTACTACGCCGAGGACTATCACCAGCAATATCTGGCGAAGAATCCGAACGGCTATTGCGGCCTGCGCGGCACGGGCGTGTCCTGCCCGATCTCACCCGCCGCGTGA
- a CDS encoding TIGR02281 family clan AA aspartic protease — MFVRTLITVSLIAMAASQVPAVWQMFDQSRIVAADKDTGKDRPAATPASASPGQTVLKAGQGGHYAGSFRMNGKQVDGMIDTGASAVAINESTARRLGFSPASLDYKYPVGTANGTTQAAHVVLNRIEIGSIRVRDVDAFVLKDKALSSTLIGMSFLKKLKSYTADGGTLRLVQ; from the coding sequence ATGTTTGTCCGCACCCTGATCACCGTATCCCTCATCGCCATGGCGGCCAGCCAGGTGCCGGCGGTTTGGCAAATGTTCGACCAGAGCCGGATAGTGGCAGCAGACAAGGATACGGGTAAGGATCGTCCAGCGGCAACACCGGCCAGCGCGTCGCCGGGCCAAACGGTGCTCAAAGCCGGGCAGGGTGGTCACTATGCCGGCAGTTTCCGGATGAACGGCAAGCAGGTCGATGGCATGATCGATACGGGCGCCTCAGCGGTCGCGATCAACGAAAGCACGGCGCGCCGGCTCGGCTTCAGCCCCGCATCGCTGGACTACAAATATCCGGTCGGCACCGCCAATGGAACGACCCAGGCTGCACATGTCGTTCTCAACCGTATCGAGATCGGCAGTATCCGTGTGCGGGATGTCGATGCGTTCGTGCTCAAGGACAAGGCTTTGTCATCGACCCTGATCGGCATGAGCTTCCTGAAGAAACTCAAGTCCTACACCGCCGATGGTGGCACCCTGCGCCTCGTCCAGTAG
- a CDS encoding ABC transporter permease produces MSTASVPLPRWINYAVLPLLNLILAFLVSGLVVWIIGENPLEALKLMLTGALGRGEGIGFTLFYATNFIFTGLSVAVAYHAGLFNIGSEGQAYLGGLGAALVALALDHYVPWYVTMPFAILGAAAFGGLWALIPAWLQAKRGSHIVITTIMFNFIGAALMVYLLVNVLIVPGKMAPESRTFLEGGQLPKLDWLMAMFGMKLGPAPFNVSFLIALVMCFLVWVLIWRTKLGFEMRTLGLSRSAAAYAGIPYTKIVIITMLISGGLAGMMALNPVLGASARLQVEFVGGAGFVGIAVSLMGRNHPIGIIIAAILFGVLYQGGAELSFDMPNITREMIVVIQGLVVLFAGALEYMFRPALVRVYQQFTKG; encoded by the coding sequence ATGAGTACCGCTTCCGTTCCCCTCCCAAGATGGATCAACTATGCCGTCTTGCCGCTGCTCAACCTGATCCTGGCATTCCTGGTCTCCGGCCTCGTCGTCTGGATCATTGGTGAGAACCCACTCGAGGCGCTGAAACTGATGCTGACCGGGGCGCTTGGCCGCGGCGAAGGCATCGGCTTCACCCTGTTCTATGCCACCAATTTCATCTTCACCGGCCTGTCGGTGGCGGTTGCCTATCATGCTGGCCTGTTCAATATCGGTTCCGAAGGCCAGGCCTATCTCGGCGGACTGGGTGCAGCACTGGTCGCGCTGGCGCTCGACCACTACGTGCCGTGGTATGTGACCATGCCGTTCGCAATCCTCGGTGCCGCCGCTTTTGGTGGTCTCTGGGCGCTGATCCCAGCCTGGCTGCAAGCCAAGCGCGGCAGCCATATCGTCATCACCACCATCATGTTCAATTTCATCGGCGCGGCGCTGATGGTCTATCTGCTGGTCAACGTGCTGATCGTGCCAGGCAAGATGGCGCCGGAAAGCCGGACATTCCTCGAGGGCGGGCAATTGCCCAAGCTCGACTGGCTGATGGCAATGTTCGGCATGAAGCTCGGACCGGCACCGTTCAACGTGTCGTTCCTGATCGCGCTGGTGATGTGTTTCCTGGTCTGGGTGCTGATCTGGCGGACAAAGCTCGGCTTCGAGATGCGCACGCTCGGGCTCAGCCGTTCGGCCGCCGCCTATGCCGGCATTCCCTATACGAAGATCGTCATCATCACGATGCTGATTTCCGGCGGTCTCGCCGGGATGATGGCACTCAATCCGGTTCTTGGGGCTTCCGCGCGCCTGCAGGTGGAGTTCGTCGGCGGTGCAGGCTTTGTCGGTATTGCGGTATCGCTGATGGGTCGCAACCATCCGATCGGCATCATCATCGCCGCGATCCTGTTCGGGGTGCTCTATCAGGGCGGCGCAGAACTGTCGTTCGACATGCCGAACATCACCCGCGAAATGATCGTCGTGATCCAGGGTCTCGTGGTCCTGTTTGCCGGCGCTCTCGAATACATGTTCCGGCCGGCACTCGTGCGGGTCTACCAGCAGTTCACCAAGGGTTGA
- a CDS encoding purine-nucleoside phosphorylase codes for MKAAVDLLVERLNGLMPRIAIVLGSGLGSLVDEVSDAIRIPYSELPGFPVSAVSGHAGTLVAGYLGSEPVIMLAGRVHFYEHGDAGAMRVPIETLMGLGVKSLILTNAAGSLREDLPPGSVMQITDHINFSGRNPLIGEPSDSRFVGMTSAYDAVLAQAIRDAAATEGVPLSQGVYMWFSGPSFETPAEIRMARVLGADAVGMSTVPEVILARFYGLRVAAASVITNYGAGMTGGELSHEETKDMAPIGGKRLATILKRMIAGGGTHLG; via the coding sequence ATGAAGGCGGCCGTCGATCTGCTGGTCGAGCGGCTGAACGGGCTGATGCCGCGCATCGCCATCGTGCTCGGCTCGGGCCTGGGCTCCCTGGTGGACGAAGTCTCGGACGCAATCCGCATACCCTATAGCGAGTTGCCCGGATTTCCGGTGAGTGCTGTCTCCGGTCATGCCGGCACGCTGGTTGCCGGCTACCTGGGATCCGAACCGGTGATCATGCTGGCCGGACGCGTGCATTTTTACGAACATGGCGATGCCGGCGCAATGCGGGTGCCGATCGAGACGCTGATGGGTCTGGGGGTCAAGTCCCTGATCCTGACCAATGCGGCCGGCTCGCTGCGGGAAGACCTGCCGCCAGGTTCGGTGATGCAGATCACCGACCATATCAATTTTTCCGGCCGCAACCCGCTAATCGGCGAGCCAAGCGACAGCCGTTTCGTCGGCATGACCTCGGCCTATGACGCGGTTCTCGCCCAGGCGATCCGCGATGCGGCGGCGACCGAGGGCGTGCCGTTGTCGCAGGGCGTCTATATGTGGTTTTCCGGCCCAAGCTTCGAGACACCGGCGGAAATCCGCATGGCTCGGGTACTAGGTGCGGATGCCGTCGGCATGTCGACCGTTCCGGAGGTGATCCTGGCGCGGTTCTACGGACTGCGGGTGGCGGCTGCATCGGTCATCACCAACTACGGTGCCGGCATGACAGGCGGCGAACTGAGCCACGAAGAGACAAAAGACATGGCGCCGATCGGCGGCAAACGGCTGGCCACCATCCTGAAGCGGATGATCGCCGGCGGAGGAACACACCTTGGATAA
- a CDS encoding ABC transporter permease — MDFFDIVVSILGSTIRLSIPLIFTALAGLFSERSGIFDIGLEGKMLAAAFAAASAAYITGSPWIGLASGIGVSIGFSLIHGFASITNRGNQIVSGVAINFVAAGLTIVLGQAWFGQGGRTPQLPADGRFGPIKLPGVDAIREVPFIGPIYANVISGNNILTYLAFVAVPLSWWVLYRTRFGLRLRAVGENPGAVDTAGISVTWLRYRAVIVAGLLCGFAGTYLAIAQSAAFIKDMSAGKGYIALAALIFAKWKPVPVMFACLLFGFLDALANFMQGKQVPLIGEVPVQIFQSLPYILTCILLAGFIGAANPPKAGGVPYTKER; from the coding sequence ATGGATTTCTTCGATATCGTCGTCAGCATTCTCGGCTCGACCATCCGCCTGTCGATCCCGCTGATCTTCACCGCCCTTGCGGGCCTTTTCTCCGAACGCTCCGGCATTTTCGACATCGGCCTGGAAGGCAAGATGCTGGCTGCGGCCTTTGCCGCCGCATCGGCCGCCTATATCACCGGTTCGCCATGGATCGGGCTTGCCTCCGGCATCGGCGTCTCGATCGGCTTCTCGCTGATCCACGGCTTTGCCTCGATCACCAATCGCGGCAACCAGATCGTCTCGGGCGTGGCGATCAATTTCGTCGCAGCCGGCCTGACGATCGTGCTTGGCCAGGCCTGGTTCGGCCAGGGCGGACGCACGCCGCAGCTGCCGGCTGACGGCCGTTTCGGACCGATCAAGCTGCCGGGCGTTGATGCAATCCGCGAGGTGCCGTTCATCGGTCCGATTTACGCCAATGTGATCTCCGGCAACAATATCCTGACCTATCTCGCCTTTGTCGCCGTGCCGCTGTCGTGGTGGGTGCTGTATCGCACGCGGTTCGGCCTGCGCCTGCGCGCGGTCGGTGAAAATCCGGGGGCGGTCGATACGGCCGGCATCTCGGTGACCTGGCTGCGCTACCGCGCGGTCATCGTCGCCGGCCTGCTCTGCGGCTTTGCCGGCACCTATCTGGCGATCGCCCAGTCGGCGGCCTTCATCAAGGACATGTCGGCCGGCAAGGGTTATATCGCGCTCGCCGCGCTGATCTTCGCCAAATGGAAGCCGGTGCCGGTGATGTTTGCCTGCCTCTTGTTCGGCTTCCTTGATGCACTGGCCAACTTCATGCAGGGCAAGCAGGTGCCGCTGATCGGCGAAGTGCCAGTACAGATCTTCCAGTCCCTGCCCTATATCCTCACCTGCATCCTGCTTGCAGGCTTTATCGGTGCTGCCAACCCGCCCAAGGCCGGTGGCGTGCCCTATACCAAGGAGCGCTAG
- a CDS encoding BMP family lipoprotein: MKKTLLSLFALAAMSATALAADIKPALVYGTGGKFDKSFNEAAFAGAEKFKAETGVDYRDFEPTGDTQGEQAIRNFASKGFNPVVAVSFAWTSAVEKVAAEFPDTKFVIVDSVVELPNVRSVVYKEHEGSYLVGLLAGLASKTGKVGFVGGMDIPLIRKFECGYEQGARAAKADIEVFQNMTGTTGAAWNDPVRGGELTKNQIDQGADVVYAAAGATGLGVLQTAADNGKLSIGVDSNQNHLHPGSVLTSMVKRVDLAVYNAFADTKGDKFTPGLMSLGVAEDGVAYALDDNNAKLITDDMKAAVEKAKADIIAGTVKVHDYMSDNSCPK, translated from the coding sequence ATGAAAAAAACCCTCTTGAGTCTCTTTGCCTTGGCCGCGATGTCGGCGACCGCGCTTGCGGCCGACATCAAGCCGGCACTCGTCTATGGCACGGGCGGCAAGTTCGACAAGTCGTTCAACGAAGCGGCCTTTGCCGGCGCCGAAAAGTTCAAGGCCGAAACCGGCGTCGACTATCGCGACTTCGAACCGACCGGCGATACCCAGGGCGAGCAGGCGATCCGCAACTTCGCGTCCAAGGGCTTCAATCCGGTGGTTGCAGTTTCCTTCGCCTGGACCTCGGCTGTCGAGAAGGTTGCCGCTGAATTCCCCGACACCAAGTTTGTCATCGTCGATTCCGTCGTTGAACTGCCAAACGTCCGCTCGGTCGTCTACAAGGAACACGAAGGCTCCTACCTCGTCGGTCTGCTTGCCGGCCTCGCATCGAAGACGGGCAAGGTCGGCTTCGTTGGCGGCATGGACATCCCGCTGATCCGCAAGTTCGAATGCGGCTACGAGCAGGGCGCACGCGCTGCCAAGGCTGACATCGAAGTCTTCCAGAACATGACCGGCACGACCGGCGCGGCCTGGAACGACCCGGTTCGTGGCGGCGAATTGACCAAGAACCAGATCGACCAGGGCGCAGACGTCGTCTACGCAGCAGCCGGCGCCACCGGTCTCGGTGTTCTGCAGACAGCCGCCGACAACGGCAAGCTGTCGATCGGCGTCGATTCGAACCAGAACCACCTGCATCCGGGCTCGGTCCTGACCTCGATGGTCAAGCGCGTCGATCTCGCGGTCTACAACGCATTTGCCGACACCAAGGGTGACAAGTTCACGCCCGGCCTGATGTCGCTCGGCGTTGCCGAAGACGGCGTTGCCTATGCACTCGACGACAACAATGCCAAGCTGATCACCGACGACATGAAGGCTGCCGTCGAAAAGGCCAAGGCCGACATCATCGCCGGCACCGTCAAGGTGCACGACTACATGTCGGACAATTCCTGCCCGAAGTGA
- the deoA gene encoding thymidine phosphorylase, whose product MLPQEIIRRKRDGGTLSREEITGFIEGLSNETISEGQVAAFAMAVFFRGMTPEEIVALTLAMRDSGEVLSWAGVGKPIADKHSTGGVGDNVSLMLAPIAAACGLAVPMISGRGLGHTGGTLDKLQSIPGYDVMPSPATFRRTVDTAGCAIIGQTGDLAPADKRLYAIRDVTATVESIPLITASILSKKLAAGLESLVLDVKFGNGAFMAKPEDAEALARSLVRVANGAGVKTTALLTDMNEPLADCAGNAIEVLNAVEFLKGEKTGTRLEEVTLAFGAEMLVNAGVESDAGVALERCRAVLASGAAAEIFGRMVSELGGPADFMDKAIHYLPRGKIEVPVLADRDGYLAGCDTRGLGLAVVTLGGGRQRPSDAIDHGVGISGFKPLGTQVSKGEPIAFVQANDQASAEQAARTVAGCYQIGDGRPAASAVIGMRISAE is encoded by the coding sequence ATGCTGCCGCAGGAAATCATTCGCCGCAAGCGCGATGGCGGCACACTGAGCCGCGAAGAGATCACCGGTTTCATCGAAGGCCTCTCCAACGAGACCATCTCGGAAGGCCAGGTGGCGGCCTTTGCAATGGCGGTGTTCTTTCGGGGCATGACGCCGGAAGAGATTGTCGCCCTGACGCTGGCGATGCGCGATTCCGGCGAAGTCCTGTCCTGGGCCGGCGTTGGAAAGCCGATCGCCGACAAACATTCGACCGGTGGCGTGGGCGACAATGTCTCGCTGATGCTGGCACCGATCGCGGCGGCCTGCGGGCTGGCCGTGCCGATGATTTCCGGGCGCGGGCTCGGCCATACCGGCGGAACGCTGGACAAGCTGCAATCCATCCCCGGCTATGACGTGATGCCCTCGCCGGCCACCTTCCGGCGCACGGTCGACACGGCAGGCTGCGCTATCATCGGCCAGACCGGTGACCTGGCACCGGCCGACAAGCGGCTCTATGCGATCCGCGACGTGACGGCGACGGTGGAATCAATTCCGCTGATCACCGCCTCGATCCTGTCGAAGAAGCTGGCTGCCGGACTGGAAAGCCTGGTGCTGGACGTGAAGTTCGGCAATGGCGCCTTCATGGCCAAACCCGAGGATGCCGAAGCGCTGGCGCGCTCGCTGGTCAGGGTGGCGAATGGCGCCGGCGTCAAGACAACGGCGCTGCTGACCGACATGAACGAGCCACTGGCCGATTGCGCCGGCAATGCGATCGAAGTGCTGAACGCGGTCGAATTCCTCAAAGGCGAAAAGACCGGCACGCGGCTTGAAGAGGTGACCCTGGCGTTCGGCGCAGAGATGCTGGTCAATGCCGGTGTCGAAAGCGATGCCGGCGTGGCACTGGAACGCTGCCGGGCGGTCCTGGCCTCGGGCGCGGCGGCGGAGATCTTCGGCCGCATGGTCAGCGAACTCGGCGGACCGGCGGACTTCATGGACAAGGCGATACACTATCTGCCGCGCGGCAAGATCGAGGTGCCGGTGCTCGCCGATCGCGATGGCTACCTGGCGGGCTGCGATACACGAGGCCTCGGGCTAGCCGTCGTCACGCTCGGTGGCGGGCGGCAGCGGCCAAGCGATGCGATCGACCACGGCGTCGGGATCTCCGGCTTCAAGCCGCTCGGGACGCAGGTCTCCAAGGGCGAGCCGATCGCCTTCGTGCAGGCCAATGACCAGGCGAGCGCCGAACAGGCGGCCAGGACCGTGGCAGGCTGCTACCAGATCGGCGACGGCCGGCCGGCCGCGTCTGCCGTGATCGGCATGCGGATTTCGGCAGAATAG